The following coding sequences are from one Granulicella sp. L56 window:
- a CDS encoding BON domain-containing protein, which yields MARSRSLTIAAAALLSFTFSAAPILAQSAQSNSTWSQDDTVRIIKDVQKKIGGLTNYAVFDWITFGIHGKTLVLNGYASRPTLKDEAGRVVKGIPGIASVENNIEVLPYSPNDDRVRAAVYNRIYTAPSLRRYNANQGSLGRAIGPGAGIALAAGGITNSPPLGYHAIHIIVKNGNVILYGVVSNQSDAAIAGMQANSAPGSFGITNNIVVEGAPAKNK from the coding sequence ATGGCACGTTCGAGATCTCTAACCATTGCAGCAGCCGCCTTGCTCAGCTTTACCTTCTCCGCCGCTCCGATACTTGCCCAGAGCGCCCAATCCAATTCCACCTGGTCGCAAGATGACACCGTCCGCATCATCAAGGACGTCCAAAAGAAGATCGGTGGCCTCACCAACTATGCCGTCTTCGACTGGATCACCTTCGGCATCCACGGCAAAACCCTGGTTCTTAATGGCTACGCCTCACGACCCACCCTCAAGGACGAAGCTGGCCGCGTGGTCAAAGGCATCCCCGGCATCGCTTCGGTCGAAAACAATATCGAGGTTTTGCCCTACTCGCCGAACGACGACCGCGTCCGGGCTGCTGTGTATAACCGCATCTACACCGCGCCCAGCCTGCGCAGATATAACGCCAATCAGGGTAGCCTTGGCCGCGCCATTGGTCCCGGCGCGGGTATCGCTCTGGCAGCCGGAGGCATTACCAACAGTCCGCCTCTTGGCTACCATGCCATTCACATTATTGTGAAGAACGGCAACGTCATCCTCTACGGCGTCGTCTCGAACCAGAGTGATGCCGCAATCGCTGGAATGCAGGCCAACTCCGCTCCCGGCTCGTTCGGCATCACCAACAACATCGTTGTCGAAGGCGCACCTGCCAAGAACAAGTAG
- a CDS encoding amidohydrolase family protein produces the protein MPLCDTLIRNAHIMDGSGGEPWAGDVAIDDGHICAVGQIPEYSARQVIDGSGHILAPGFIDVHTHDDTNVIRTPEMLPKLSQGVTTVIVGNCGISAAPVQLAGAPPDPMNLLGTADVFRYPTFSSYVAAIEEAQPAVNVAALVGHTSLRNNHMDRLDRAATAAEIERMRAQLSEALDGGALGLSSGLAYLSANAAPTEEVLALAELLAAAGAIYTTHMRTETEGILDAMSEAFHIGHQSSVPVVISHLKCAGIANWGRSGEVLQALDNARASQPVGCDCYPYAAGSSTLDLRQVDVRVEIMITWCEPHPEMAGRTLAQIAASWNVEQMEAARRLQPAGAIYHSISEEDMRRILSHPATMIGSDGLPNDPLPHPRLWGTFPRVLGRYSRELKLFPMTMAIHKMTGMPAARFGLADRGLIKEGYCADLVLFNPETVQDTATFIKPISPAEGIAAVWVNGVLSYQEGRSTGQRGGKFLPRQSPQI, from the coding sequence ATGCCTCTCTGCGACACGCTTATTCGCAACGCGCATATTATGGACGGGAGCGGTGGCGAACCCTGGGCCGGCGATGTCGCCATCGACGACGGCCATATCTGCGCCGTCGGGCAAATCCCGGAGTACAGCGCGCGGCAGGTCATAGACGGCAGCGGTCACATTCTAGCTCCCGGCTTTATCGATGTTCATACCCACGATGATACAAATGTGATCCGCACTCCGGAGATGTTGCCAAAGCTGTCGCAGGGAGTCACGACCGTGATCGTCGGCAACTGCGGCATCAGCGCTGCGCCCGTGCAACTTGCTGGTGCGCCCCCTGACCCGATGAACCTGTTAGGGACTGCGGATGTCTTCCGATATCCAACATTCAGTTCCTATGTAGCAGCAATCGAAGAGGCGCAGCCTGCGGTCAATGTAGCGGCACTCGTAGGCCACACATCTCTGCGCAACAATCACATGGATCGCCTTGACCGCGCCGCAACCGCGGCGGAGATCGAGCGGATGCGTGCGCAACTAAGCGAAGCTCTGGACGGCGGAGCACTGGGCCTGAGTTCCGGCCTCGCCTACTTGTCCGCCAATGCAGCTCCCACCGAAGAAGTTCTGGCATTGGCAGAACTGCTTGCGGCAGCCGGTGCGATTTACACCACGCATATGCGCACCGAAACCGAAGGAATCCTCGATGCGATGAGCGAGGCTTTCCATATCGGACATCAAAGCTCCGTGCCGGTCGTCATCTCTCATCTGAAGTGCGCAGGCATCGCCAACTGGGGCCGTAGCGGAGAAGTATTGCAAGCATTAGATAACGCCCGCGCCTCTCAGCCCGTTGGCTGCGACTGTTATCCCTATGCGGCTGGCTCAAGCACGCTTGATCTGCGTCAGGTTGATGTGCGTGTGGAGATCATGATCACATGGTGCGAACCGCATCCGGAGATGGCAGGACGAACGCTCGCGCAGATCGCCGCAAGCTGGAACGTCGAACAGATGGAAGCAGCGCGGCGCCTTCAACCTGCGGGCGCCATCTACCACAGCATCTCGGAAGAGGACATGCGGCGCATCCTCAGCCATCCTGCAACCATGATCGGCTCCGACGGCCTGCCGAACGATCCCCTGCCCCATCCCCGGCTATGGGGAACCTTTCCTCGCGTGCTGGGCCGTTACAGCCGCGAGCTGAAGCTGTTCCCCATGACGATGGCTATCCATAAAATGACAGGCATGCCGGCCGCACGATTTGGGCTGGCCGATCGCGGACTGATCAAGGAGGGCTATTGCGCTGATCTTGTACTCTTCAACCCGGAGACCGTGCAAGACACCGCCACATTTATAAAGCCGATCAGCCCGGCAGAAGGAATCGCTGCCGTCTGGGTCAATGGTGTGTTGTCCTATCAAGAGGGTAGGTCGACCGGCCAGCGAGGCGGCAAATTTCTGCCGCGCCAGTCACCACAGATTTAA
- a CDS encoding histidine-type phosphatase, translating into MTCRLRLLLACLLGIATISPPAFGQSDELRMVIVVSRHGVRAPIESETRSNRYNTQPWPTWPVAPGVLTPNGATLMGNMGSFYRQRYANLFHGQQNCSTSIFAAANRTERTISSAQALLKGLAPSCPIKVNVHDTSGLDPLFEAGAFAGVANHEELAAAIRGRLGGDPQWWPSAYQHQLEDLQQILLNCKPDRPCNVPSTTKKLLDDTSIVKAANISDMVQIDGPVSKGADFAENFLLQYTEGLPMSQVGWGRVSRPELNTLMTMNTGYHDYVLRTPYFAQIGASNLASHIAATLQQAADEKSVGGAIGAPGTRFLLLLGHDSNLTWLSGLLHLNWLLPDQPLNATPPGSALVFELHHNPKTNKFYLQVYFMSQTLDQMRYKTPLTTGHAPSIATIFVPNCSTDATNSCPLDRFQSLVQTAIDRLFVEPVSRKGNLNP; encoded by the coding sequence GTGACTTGCAGACTGCGTCTTCTTCTTGCCTGCCTTCTTGGCATCGCAACCATCTCCCCTCCTGCTTTCGGCCAGTCCGACGAGTTGCGCATGGTGATTGTCGTGAGCCGCCACGGCGTGCGCGCTCCCATCGAAAGCGAGACTCGCTCCAACCGATACAACACGCAGCCGTGGCCAACCTGGCCAGTCGCACCGGGCGTACTTACGCCAAACGGGGCAACCCTCATGGGCAACATGGGCAGCTTCTACAGGCAGCGCTACGCCAATCTCTTCCACGGCCAGCAAAATTGTTCAACCTCAATCTTTGCCGCCGCGAATCGCACCGAAAGAACCATCAGCTCGGCGCAGGCGCTGCTCAAAGGACTGGCCCCCTCATGCCCCATCAAAGTGAATGTGCACGACACCAGCGGCCTCGATCCGCTCTTTGAGGCTGGTGCCTTCGCTGGCGTTGCCAATCACGAAGAGCTGGCAGCCGCCATCCGTGGAAGACTCGGTGGAGATCCGCAGTGGTGGCCGTCAGCGTATCAGCACCAGCTTGAGGACTTGCAGCAAATTCTTTTGAACTGCAAACCGGACCGGCCCTGCAACGTACCCTCAACCACAAAGAAACTGTTGGACGATACTTCTATTGTGAAGGCCGCGAATATCTCCGACATGGTTCAGATCGATGGCCCCGTCAGCAAGGGCGCTGACTTCGCGGAAAACTTTCTGCTGCAATATACCGAAGGCCTTCCGATGTCCCAGGTCGGCTGGGGCCGCGTCTCACGTCCCGAATTGAACACGCTGATGACCATGAACACCGGCTATCACGACTACGTTCTGCGAACACCTTACTTTGCCCAGATCGGCGCCTCGAATCTGGCCAGCCATATCGCCGCGACCTTGCAGCAGGCCGCTGATGAAAAGAGTGTGGGTGGAGCGATTGGTGCCCCAGGCACCCGCTTCCTGCTGCTGCTCGGCCACGACTCCAACCTCACCTGGCTCAGCGGCCTGCTGCATCTGAACTGGCTGTTACCGGATCAGCCGTTAAATGCGACGCCACCTGGAAGTGCCCTCGTCTTTGAGCTGCACCACAATCCAAAGACGAACAAGTTCTACCTGCAGGTCTATTTTATGAGCCAAACTTTGGATCAAATGCGCTACAAGACCCCGCTGACCACCGGGCATGCCCCATCCATCGCAACCATCTTTGTGCCCAACTGCAGCACCGACGCAACCAACAGTTGCCCTCTCGACCGGTTCCAGAGCCTGGTTCAAACGGCAATCGACCGGCTTTTCGTCGAGCCGGTTTCACGCAAAGGCAACCTGAACCCATAA
- a CDS encoding zinc ribbon domain-containing protein produces MTLPWNHKSNRTRETAATDEDQLSLIPAWSVILAIAVFGAVQYLFQVVMPHHRHEMLPMRLIMGYSWGTAFATYVLLIGYVSRDVKRRNMSAGLWMLVVIVMPGGIGAVVYFLLRQPILSRCPHCSTEIDSSIHFCPQCQFQVAPVCGRCFRGVQITDVYCTQCGHDLAEDQMPARLRVYSD; encoded by the coding sequence ATGACATTGCCCTGGAACCACAAATCGAACAGGACTCGCGAGACTGCGGCGACGGATGAAGACCAGCTTAGCCTGATCCCGGCGTGGTCTGTCATTCTGGCGATTGCCGTGTTTGGAGCGGTTCAGTATCTTTTTCAGGTAGTGATGCCGCATCACCGTCATGAGATGCTGCCGATGCGGCTCATCATGGGGTATTCGTGGGGAACTGCATTTGCCACCTACGTTCTGCTGATTGGCTATGTCAGCCGCGATGTGAAGCGGCGCAATATGTCGGCGGGGCTATGGATGCTGGTGGTGATTGTGATGCCCGGCGGAATTGGTGCGGTGGTTTACTTCCTGCTGCGACAGCCAATTCTTTCGCGTTGCCCGCACTGCAGTACAGAGATTGACTCCAGTATTCACTTCTGTCCGCAGTGCCAGTTTCAGGTGGCTCCGGTGTGTGGGCGCTGCTTTCGCGGCGTGCAGATTACGGATGTGTACTGCACCCAGTGTGGGCATGACCTTGCCGAGGACCAGATGCCGGCACGGTTGCGGGTCTATAGCGACTAG
- a CDS encoding GntP family permease: MIDHHAMFLLISASVAVITLILLIAVCKLNPFIVLFLTSLGLAMVTGMPMHAIVQSFEAGLSGTMGHIAIVVALGTMLGKMMAESGGADRIAYTLIRLFGEKRIHWAMMVIGFVVGLPVFFEVGFVLLIPIVFTVARRTRTSLILVGLPLVAGLSVVHGLVPPHPAALVAVSIYNADMGRTIFYALLVAIPTVVIAGPLYAKFIAPRVHLDLDNPMAAEFVDHGEERSLPSFGLTLATILLPVALMLLGSWADTLSHPKSALNSGLHLLGNADISLLVGVLVSFVTLGKMRGFNRDAILKFSNECLAPTATITLLVGAGGGFGRILQDSGVSQAIVEVALHAHVPILILAWTVAALIRLSTGSATVAMTTAAGIVAPIAMHTPGARPELLAIATGAGSLFFSHVNDGGFWLVKEYFNMSVADTIKTWSVCETIISIVALLLTLALSVTT; this comes from the coding sequence ATGATCGACCACCATGCAATGTTTCTGCTTATCTCGGCATCGGTTGCGGTCATTACGCTCATCCTGCTGATTGCTGTCTGCAAGCTGAACCCGTTTATCGTCCTCTTCCTTACCTCGCTTGGCCTGGCGATGGTCACAGGCATGCCGATGCATGCCATTGTGCAGTCCTTTGAAGCTGGGCTCAGCGGCACGATGGGGCACATCGCGATTGTGGTGGCGCTCGGCACCATGCTCGGCAAGATGATGGCGGAGTCCGGCGGTGCCGACCGCATCGCCTATACGCTGATTCGCCTCTTCGGAGAAAAACGCATCCACTGGGCCATGATGGTGATCGGCTTTGTGGTCGGCCTCCCGGTTTTCTTTGAAGTCGGCTTCGTTCTCCTCATCCCCATTGTGTTTACCGTGGCCCGGCGCACTCGCACCTCGCTCATTCTCGTCGGCCTCCCTCTCGTCGCCGGACTCTCCGTAGTCCACGGACTGGTACCGCCGCATCCCGCAGCGCTCGTCGCCGTGTCGATCTACAACGCCGACATGGGACGCACGATCTTCTATGCCCTGCTGGTCGCTATCCCCACCGTCGTGATCGCAGGGCCACTCTATGCGAAGTTCATCGCTCCCCGCGTCCACCTCGATCTGGACAACCCGATGGCTGCGGAGTTCGTCGATCATGGCGAAGAGCGCAGTCTCCCCAGCTTCGGCCTCACGCTGGCGACTATATTACTGCCAGTTGCCTTGATGTTGCTGGGCAGTTGGGCCGACACGCTATCGCATCCTAAAAGCGCACTCAACAGCGGATTGCATCTTCTGGGCAATGCCGACATCTCGCTTCTCGTCGGCGTTCTCGTAAGCTTCGTCACGCTCGGCAAGATGCGCGGTTTCAACCGCGATGCAATCCTTAAATTCTCCAATGAATGCCTCGCGCCCACGGCCACGATTACCTTGCTGGTCGGTGCCGGAGGAGGCTTCGGACGCATCCTGCAGGATAGCGGCGTCTCTCAGGCAATCGTCGAAGTTGCCCTCCACGCTCACGTGCCGATTCTTATCCTCGCCTGGACCGTAGCCGCCTTGATACGCCTCTCCACCGGTTCTGCCACCGTAGCCATGACCACAGCGGCAGGCATCGTAGCCCCGATTGCGATGCACACTCCGGGTGCACGGCCTGAGCTATTGGCAATCGCAACCGGCGCAGGCTCGCTCTTTTTCTCTCACGTCAACGATGGCGGCTTCTGGCTGGTCAAGGAGTACTTCAACATGAGCGTCGCCGACACGATCAAAACCTGGTCCGTCTGCGAAACCATCATCTCCATCGTTGCGCTATTGCTGACTCTGGCGCTATCGGTAACAACCTGA
- a CDS encoding LytTR family DNA-binding domain-containing protein — MALTALIIDDEPLARQELQYLLERGGGVEVLAQGTNGIEAVDLIQTHKPDVVFLDVQMPGLDGFAVLKKLLDRKVPLPQVVFATAFNQYAVRAFEVNAVDYLLKPFDQKRVMQTIEKAAARLTAPAESASEAKLDALLRLMEEQSHGGKAHSGKVIVRAQSRLLLVNQREICFASIEEGTITVVTPTVEGHSNCRTLEELMDQLDPETFWRAHRSFVVNIQHIREVVPWFKSSYQLRMDDPKKTEIPVSRAQTKRLRELFNL, encoded by the coding sequence ATGGCACTGACCGCGCTCATCATCGATGACGAACCGCTGGCGCGGCAGGAGCTTCAGTATCTACTGGAGCGGGGTGGCGGCGTCGAGGTGCTGGCGCAGGGAACCAATGGGATCGAGGCGGTGGACCTGATCCAGACGCATAAACCTGATGTGGTGTTTCTCGACGTGCAGATGCCGGGGCTGGACGGATTTGCCGTGCTGAAGAAGCTGCTGGACCGCAAGGTGCCGCTGCCGCAGGTAGTATTCGCGACTGCCTTCAACCAATACGCCGTGCGGGCGTTCGAGGTCAATGCAGTGGACTATCTGCTGAAGCCCTTTGACCAGAAGCGGGTGATGCAGACGATTGAGAAGGCTGCGGCCCGGCTGACGGCTCCAGCGGAGTCGGCCAGCGAGGCCAAGCTGGATGCGCTGCTGCGGCTGATGGAAGAACAGTCGCATGGTGGAAAGGCGCATTCGGGCAAGGTGATTGTGCGGGCGCAGAGCAGGTTGCTGCTGGTCAACCAGCGAGAGATATGTTTTGCTTCGATCGAAGAGGGCACGATTACCGTGGTGACGCCCACGGTAGAGGGGCACTCGAACTGCCGGACGCTGGAAGAGCTGATGGACCAGCTCGATCCCGAGACATTCTGGAGGGCGCATCGCTCATTTGTGGTGAACATTCAGCATATCCGCGAGGTAGTGCCGTGGTTCAAGTCGAGCTATCAGCTTCGGATGGACGATCCCAAGAAGACGGAGATTCCGGTGAGCCGGGCGCAGACAAAACGGTTGCGGGAGTTGTTCAACCTGTAG
- a CDS encoding lactonase family protein, with protein MAAEDLVKQVSMNEALSRRGFLKGATALSIAHSVSAVAQGSKDNAPNGRTLAYVGCYTGAIGDGSNGKGIYLFEMDSRTGALLPIKLVVEAANPSWLSLDPSGRYLYAANEVTNFDGTSGSVSAYAVDRASGDLKFLNTVSSEGGGPAYLSTDADGKYVFVANYAGGTIAVFPILPDGQLARACDLHLDSGSVGSTTPTNAPPGSFAWSGHDAPHAHMIQADPNNRFVLHTDLGQDRIYVHRFDQSKGKLTPAATPFIALPTGDGPRHLAFHPNGRWLYSIQEEASTLTFFHYDPSTGSLAPQQTISTLPQGFTGTSFASGIKISADGRFLYAANRLHDTIAVFSIESDGRLKSLGEVSTMGDYPNQFNIDPSGKFLYACNRKSDVITSFSISRDTGLLTFTGHYTPVGSASCIVFLR; from the coding sequence GTGGCAGCCGAAGATTTGGTCAAGCAGGTCAGCATGAATGAAGCTCTTTCACGGCGTGGATTTTTGAAAGGCGCCACAGCCCTTTCGATAGCCCACTCCGTCTCGGCGGTGGCGCAAGGCTCCAAAGACAACGCGCCCAACGGAAGAACTTTGGCATACGTCGGCTGCTACACAGGTGCAATTGGTGATGGCAGCAACGGCAAGGGCATCTACCTGTTCGAGATGGATTCGCGCACCGGAGCACTATTGCCGATCAAGCTTGTCGTCGAAGCAGCCAACCCCTCGTGGCTTTCTCTCGATCCTTCCGGTCGATATCTTTATGCCGCCAACGAGGTCACAAACTTTGACGGCACCAGCGGATCGGTGAGCGCCTATGCTGTTGACCGCGCCAGCGGCGACTTGAAGTTCCTTAACACCGTAAGCTCCGAAGGCGGCGGCCCCGCCTATCTTTCCACCGACGCCGATGGAAAGTATGTCTTCGTCGCGAACTACGCCGGCGGAACGATCGCAGTATTTCCCATCCTTCCCGATGGCCAGCTCGCACGCGCCTGCGATCTCCACCTCGATAGTGGATCGGTAGGAAGCACAACTCCAACCAATGCGCCGCCCGGCAGCTTTGCATGGAGCGGACACGACGCTCCCCACGCGCATATGATTCAGGCCGACCCGAACAACCGCTTCGTCCTGCATACCGATCTCGGACAGGACCGAATCTACGTGCACCGCTTCGACCAGAGCAAAGGCAAGCTCACCCCTGCCGCCACACCTTTCATCGCCCTGCCCACAGGCGACGGACCTCGTCACCTCGCATTTCATCCCAATGGCCGATGGCTCTATTCCATTCAGGAAGAAGCCTCCACGCTGACCTTCTTCCACTACGATCCCTCTACTGGCTCGCTCGCTCCTCAACAGACGATCTCGACCTTGCCTCAGGGCTTTACCGGCACCAGCTTCGCCTCCGGCATAAAAATATCCGCTGACGGACGCTTTCTCTACGCGGCAAATCGGCTGCACGATACCATCGCCGTCTTTTCCATCGAGAGCGACGGCAGGCTGAAGTCTCTCGGCGAAGTCTCCACCATGGGCGACTATCCCAACCAGTTCAACATCGATCCCAGCGGAAAGTTTTTATACGCCTGCAATCGCAAGAGCGACGTCATCACATCGTTCTCGATTAGCCGCGATACAGGGCTGCTCACCTTCACAGGCCACTACACCCCTGTCGGAAGCGCGAGTTGCATCGTCTTTCTCAGATAA
- a CDS encoding RidA family protein — protein sequence MSIKRYGVEGGKGTGGQHLPFSRAVEANGWLYVSGQVPMVNGEVVVGNIIVQSHQAIRNVLSILQEAGYGPEHIVRCGVWLDDPRDFHSFNGVFREYFGENPPARACVVSSMVVDCKVEIECVAYKEPTA from the coding sequence ATGAGCATTAAGCGATATGGCGTAGAAGGCGGCAAAGGAACCGGTGGCCAGCATCTGCCATTTTCCCGTGCAGTCGAGGCGAATGGTTGGTTATACGTCTCCGGCCAGGTTCCCATGGTCAACGGCGAAGTAGTCGTTGGAAATATTATCGTCCAGTCTCATCAGGCCATTCGCAATGTCTTGTCGATTTTGCAGGAGGCAGGCTACGGCCCGGAGCACATCGTACGCTGCGGCGTATGGCTGGACGACCCTCGTGATTTTCATTCTTTCAACGGAGTCTTCAGGGAATATTTTGGAGAGAATCCGCCAGCCCGCGCCTGCGTCGTTTCGAGCATGGTCGTCGATTGCAAGGTGGAGATTGAGTGCGTTGCTTATAAGGAACCCACAGCCTGA
- a CDS encoding RNA polymerase sigma factor, giving the protein MHDGTISLATAVALPAQSENLAIAQGLKRQDPELLDQLIELYQHRLMRYLLFLTGKREVAEDLFQETWMRVLLRGAQYNGKARFDTWLFTIARNLVIDLSRKRTMASLDEMSDSKEDDRPFEVAMSGPSPLEQLEERENCAEVGEVLLKLEPNYREVLVLRFYEELSLEEIAGVTRAPLSTVKSRLYRGLAALKPEMEQIRASRPVGEAAL; this is encoded by the coding sequence GTGCACGATGGAACAATCTCGCTCGCAACTGCTGTGGCCCTTCCGGCTCAGAGCGAGAACCTGGCCATTGCGCAGGGGCTGAAGCGTCAGGACCCCGAACTGCTCGACCAATTGATTGAGCTTTATCAACATCGGCTGATGCGCTACCTGCTGTTTCTTACGGGCAAGCGCGAGGTCGCAGAAGACCTGTTTCAAGAGACATGGATGCGCGTCCTGCTGCGGGGAGCGCAGTATAACGGGAAGGCCCGTTTCGATACGTGGCTGTTTACCATTGCACGTAATTTGGTGATCGACCTGTCGCGGAAGCGAACCATGGCGAGCCTCGATGAGATGAGCGACAGCAAGGAAGACGACAGGCCATTTGAAGTTGCGATGTCCGGCCCTTCTCCGCTGGAGCAGCTTGAGGAGCGAGAGAACTGCGCCGAGGTGGGCGAGGTTCTGCTGAAGCTCGAACCGAACTACCGCGAGGTGTTGGTACTGCGGTTCTACGAAGAGCTTTCGCTCGAAGAGATCGCAGGCGTTACGCGTGCTCCTTTGTCTACGGTGAAGTCTCGGCTTTATCGAGGGCTGGCGGCTTTGAAGCCGGAGATGGAACAGATTCGTGCATCCCGCCCTGTGGGAGAGGCGGCCCTATGA